A window from Ignavibacteriota bacterium encodes these proteins:
- a CDS encoding response regulator transcription factor — MINVVIVEDSTTIREGLKLLIDGTEGYSCAAAFSNCEDLLEEIKKIKVDVILMDIDLPGISGIEGIRRIKKISDEILILILTIYDENDLIFEALCAGASGYLVKKTPPAKLLDAIKDAYEGGAPMTSNIARKVVDYFQKSKPIHKDSEHIMLTKREKEVLSGLVEGNSYKAIADELNVSLDTVRFHFRNIYKKMHVHSQSEAVVKALKEGLI, encoded by the coding sequence ATGATAAATGTAGTAATTGTAGAAGACAGCACAACTATAAGAGAAGGATTAAAACTTCTTATTGACGGAACCGAAGGATATTCTTGTGCTGCGGCATTTTCTAATTGCGAAGATCTTCTTGAAGAAATTAAAAAAATAAAAGTTGATGTAATATTGATGGATATTGATCTTCCGGGAATTTCTGGAATTGAAGGAATTAGAAGAATTAAAAAAATTTCTGATGAAATATTAATTCTCATACTAACAATTTATGATGAAAATGATTTAATATTTGAAGCGCTCTGTGCCGGAGCTTCCGGATATCTAGTAAAAAAAACTCCTCCGGCAAAATTGCTTGATGCAATAAAAGATGCCTATGAAGGTGGCGCGCCAATGACAAGCAATATCGCAAGAAAAGTTGTTGATTATTTTCAAAAGTCAAAACCAATTCATAAAGATTCTGAGCATATTATGCTTACGAAAAGAGAAAAAGAAGTTTTAAGCGGACTAGTTGAAGGAAATAGTTATAAAGCAATTGCTGACGAACTAAATGTTAGTTTAGATACAGTAAGATTTCACTTTAGAAATATTTACAAAAAAATGCACGTTCATTCACAATCCGAAGCTGTAGTAAAAGCGTTAAAAGAAGGTTTAATCTAA
- a CDS encoding ATP-dependent 6-phosphofructokinase, whose translation MAKSNQIKRIGILTGGGDCPGLNAVIRGVAKPAHDHGLTVLGIQDGFEGLVEGKAIELYNKDVSGILAQGGSILGSSNKGDPFHWPEDIGDEIQILDRSKKAMKNYDAWNLDAIIAIGGDGTMHISKKLSEMGMNIVGVPKTIDNDLEATDQTFGHDSAVYVVSEALDRLHTTASTHHRVMVIEVMGRYAGWIALNGGLAGGADIILLPEFPFSWEVIYDKVEQRSMQGKRFSIVCVAEGAKAQNEEMVIKAKDIKRTDPIQLGGIAEHVSKMIAENTKIETRYTVLGHLQRGGSPTPFDRILSTRFGTYAINLAMNKKFGMMVALKGSDITSVKIEDAIKRQKLVTSENQSVHAALQVGASFGVEEMDHNVIRWLGAY comes from the coding sequence ATGGCAAAGTCAAATCAAATTAAACGCATTGGAATTTTAACAGGTGGTGGTGATTGTCCCGGATTAAATGCAGTTATTCGCGGAGTTGCAAAACCGGCTCATGATCATGGCTTAACAGTTCTTGGCATTCAAGATGGTTTTGAAGGATTGGTTGAAGGAAAAGCTATTGAGCTTTATAATAAAGATGTTTCTGGAATTTTGGCTCAAGGCGGAAGTATTTTGGGAAGTTCAAATAAGGGCGACCCGTTTCATTGGCCGGAAGATATCGGCGATGAAATTCAAATTTTAGACCGATCTAAAAAAGCTATGAAAAACTATGATGCATGGAATTTAGATGCGATAATTGCAATTGGCGGAGATGGCACAATGCACATCTCAAAAAAATTATCAGAAATGGGAATGAACATTGTTGGCGTTCCTAAAACTATTGATAATGATCTAGAGGCAACAGATCAGACTTTTGGACATGATTCCGCAGTTTATGTTGTTTCTGAAGCTTTAGATAGATTACACACAACCGCATCAACTCATCATAGAGTTATGGTGATTGAAGTTATGGGACGATATGCCGGTTGGATTGCATTAAATGGCGGATTAGCTGGCGGTGCTGATATAATTTTACTTCCGGAATTTCCGTTCAGCTGGGAAGTTATTTATGATAAAGTTGAACAAAGAAGTATGCAGGGAAAAAGATTTAGTATTGTTTGCGTTGCGGAAGGTGCCAAAGCACAGAATGAAGAAATGGTAATTAAAGCAAAAGATATTAAACGTACTGATCCAATTCAACTTGGTGGAATTGCCGAACATGTTTCAAAAATGATTGCTGAAAATACAAAAATTGAAACTCGATATACGGTTTTAGGACATTTGCAAAGAGGTGGAAGTCCAACACCTTTTGATAGAATTCTTTCTACAAGATTTGGAACATATGCAATTAATTTAGCAATGAACAAAAAATTTGGGATGATGGTAGCTCTAAAAGGTTCTGATATAACAAGTGTAAAAATTGAAGATGCAATAAAACGACAAAAACTTGTTACTTCCGAAAATCAAAGTGTTCATGCGGCATTGCAAGTTGGCGCAAGTTTTGGCGTTGAAGAAATGGATCATAATGTAATCAGATGGCTTGGAGCTTACTAA
- the rnhC gene encoding ribonuclease HIII has protein sequence MIENKIQTSAYNKISELSDLAKNENYQSSKIELKQYNYEVEVAKNKQKIKIQVYFGKKGLKTILQGNNTSKEFAELNNLINGNFSLDFQDNSEENFDKYIGTDETGKGDFFGPLIIAGFYVNEEIQNFLINLGVKDSKELADTKIDEIAKIIKSKFPKNYSIVIINPEKYNQLYDEFKNLNKILNWAHSKVIENLYETFQPETVIIDQFSKTPINISLKNNFAKVNFVQIPKAEKYVGVAAASILARNELNKWFNKKNHEGIPVLKGASTEVENSAKIITVKFGIQILNKISKVHFKTTKKIFEN, from the coding sequence ATGATTGAAAATAAAATTCAAACTTCCGCATATAATAAAATTTCTGAGCTTTCCGATTTAGCAAAAAATGAAAATTATCAATCAAGTAAAATTGAATTGAAGCAATACAATTATGAAGTTGAAGTTGCTAAGAATAAACAAAAAATAAAAATTCAAGTTTATTTTGGTAAAAAAGGACTGAAAACAATTCTACAAGGGAATAATACTTCTAAAGAATTTGCTGAACTGAATAATTTAATAAATGGAAATTTTTCTCTGGATTTTCAAGATAATTCGGAAGAAAATTTTGATAAATATATTGGCACTGATGAAACCGGCAAAGGTGATTTTTTTGGACCCTTAATAATTGCGGGATTTTATGTTAATGAAGAAATTCAAAATTTCTTAATAAATTTGGGTGTAAAGGACAGTAAAGAATTAGCTGATACAAAAATTGATGAAATTGCTAAAATTATTAAATCCAAATTCCCCAAAAATTATTCAATCGTTATAATAAATCCAGAAAAGTATAATCAGCTTTATGATGAATTTAAAAACTTAAATAAAATTCTTAATTGGGCACATTCAAAAGTTATAGAAAATTTATATGAAACATTTCAACCGGAGACCGTAATTATTGATCAGTTTAGTAAAACTCCAATTAATATTTCCTTAAAAAATAATTTTGCAAAAGTAAATTTTGTGCAAATTCCAAAAGCGGAAAAATATGTTGGTGTTGCAGCGGCATCAATTTTAGCAAGAAATGAATTGAATAAATGGTTTAATAAAAAAAATCATGAAGGAATTCCGGTTTTAAAAGGAGCTTCAACCGAAGTGGAAAATTCGGCAAAAATAATTACAGTAAAGTTTGGTATTCAAATTTTGAATAAAATCTCAAAAGTTCATTTTAAAACAACAAAAAAAATTTTCGAGAATTAG
- a CDS encoding tail fiber domain-containing protein encodes MKSKKLNTFLIFFCLFTFTFSHLLAQEIKKNNEKTPETSKVEKPIETQDVEGDVVFKDGDNNQLMRITDEGTSASIQFKDGVPALTSNKLYRNGDSLFYGNTNLSRTGSNSKIDSLDQLSDAKTDATSIFLGFESGINDDGTANQNTAIGKHSMKLNTSGYMNTAVGYKTLEKNTTGAYNLALGNIVLANNIDGHNNIACGHSAMFHNSTGDLNIALGTSSLANNISGNSNISIGINALFYNLTTSNNVAIGFNALFSNIANGNTATGFRAMIDNTSGSGNTANGYNSLESNIEGEGNTAIGNAALNSNVNGNFNTAIGYSSGPSHITPDLNNTTAIGYSAIPTSSNNIVIGNTAITSIQGQVAMSLLSDGRFKKNIKENISGLDFIMGLRPVSYTMDYNLIAEKLGENNNIVKTKENETYGIVSSKSTKAEIKIIEARNKKSEMRQTGFIAQEVEVLVNKLGIDFSGVEIPENEKSMYRLRYTEFIVPLVKAVQEQEEVIQNLIKRIEDLEKTR; translated from the coding sequence ATGAAATCAAAAAAATTGAATACCTTTTTAATTTTCTTTTGCCTTTTCACTTTTACCTTTTCACATTTACTTGCTCAAGAGATAAAAAAGAATAATGAAAAAACTCCAGAAACATCTAAAGTTGAAAAACCTATAGAAACACAAGATGTGGAAGGAGATGTGGTTTTTAAAGATGGTGATAATAACCAACTAATGAGAATTACAGATGAAGGAACTTCAGCATCAATACAATTTAAAGATGGAGTTCCAGCTCTAACCTCCAATAAACTTTATAGGAATGGTGACAGCCTTTTTTATGGTAATACAAATTTGAGCAGGACTGGAAGCAATTCAAAAATTGATTCACTTGATCAGTTAAGTGATGCTAAAACTGATGCAACAAGTATTTTTTTAGGTTTTGAATCCGGAATCAATGATGATGGAACCGCTAATCAAAACACTGCTATTGGAAAACATTCCATGAAACTAAATACATCAGGATACATGAATACTGCTGTAGGGTATAAAACATTGGAAAAAAATACAACAGGTGCATACAATTTAGCACTTGGCAATATTGTTCTTGCAAATAATATTGATGGTCATAATAATATTGCATGTGGTCACAGCGCAATGTTTCATAATTCAACAGGTGATCTTAACATTGCACTTGGCACAAGTTCACTGGCAAATAACATAAGTGGAAATAGTAATATCTCAATTGGAATAAATGCACTTTTCTACAATTTGACAACAAGTAATAATGTTGCAATTGGTTTTAACGCGCTATTCTCAAATATTGCAAATGGTAACACAGCAACTGGTTTTAGAGCAATGATTGATAATACTTCTGGATCAGGAAATACAGCAAATGGATATAATTCTTTGGAATCAAACATAGAAGGTGAGGGAAATACTGCAATTGGAAATGCTGCATTAAATTCTAATGTAAATGGAAATTTTAATACTGCAATAGGATATAGTTCAGGTCCAAGTCATATCACTCCAGATTTAAATAATACTACCGCAATAGGTTATTCTGCAATTCCAACTTCAAGTAATAATATTGTAATTGGTAATACTGCAATTACAAGTATTCAAGGACAAGTAGCGATGTCACTTTTATCTGATGGGAGATTTAAGAAAAATATTAAAGAAAATATTTCAGGTTTAGATTTTATTATGGGGCTTAGACCGGTAAGTTACACAATGGATTATAACTTAATTGCTGAAAAACTTGGTGAAAATAATAATATTGTAAAAACAAAGGAAAATGAAACTTATGGAATTGTCAGCTCAAAAAGTACAAAAGCAGAAATAAAAATAATTGAGGCAAGAAATAAAAAATCTGAAATGCGCCAAACAGGATTTATTGCTCAGGAAGTAGAAGTGTTGGTTAATAAACTTGGTATTGATTTCAGTGGTGTTGAAATACCTGAAAATGAAAAAAGTATGTACAGATTACGTTATACCGAATTTATAGTTCCTTTAGTTAAAGCAGTGCAGGAACAAGAAGAAGTCATTCAAAATTTAATTAAAAGAATAGAAGATTTAGAAAAAACAAGATAA